The Taeniopygia guttata chromosome 22, bTaeGut7.mat, whole genome shotgun sequence genome has a window encoding:
- the PPIA gene encoding peptidyl-prolyl cis-trans isomerase A isoform 2 (isoform 2 is encoded by transcript variant 2), which yields MANPVVFFDIAANGEPLGRVTFELFADKVPKTAENFRALSTGEKGFGYKGSCFHRIIPGFMCQGGDFTRHNGTGGKSIYGEKFPDENFILKHTGPGILSMANAGPNTNGSQFFICTAKTEWLDGKHVVFGRVKEGMNVVEAMERCGSKDGKTSKKITITDCGQLS from the exons ATGGCCAACCCTGTCGTCTTCTTCGACATCGCCGCTAATGGCGAGCCCCTGGGTCGCGTCACTTTCGAG ctgtttgcagacaAGGTCCCGAAGACAGCAG AAAACTTCCGTGCTCTGAGCACTGGTGAGAAGGGCTTCGGCTACAAGGGGTCCTGCTTCCACAGAATCATTCCTGGGTTCATGTGCCAG GGTGGTGACTTCACACGCCACAATGGCACTGGAGGCAAATCCATCTATGGGGAGAAGTTCCCAGATGAGAACTTCATCCTGAAGCACACGGGTCCTGGAATTCTGTCGATGGCCAATGCTGGCCCCAATACGAACGGTTCCCAGTTCTTCATCTGCACTGCCAAGACTGAGTG GCTGGATGGCAAGCATGTCGTCTTCGGCCGCGTCAAGGAGGGGATGAATGTGGTGGAGGCAATGGAGCGCTGTGGCTCCAAAGATGGCAAAACAAGCAAGAAGATCACCATCACCGACTGCGGGCAGCTCTCGTAA